In one Sebastes umbrosus isolate fSebUmb1 chromosome 13, fSebUmb1.pri, whole genome shotgun sequence genomic region, the following are encoded:
- the LOC119500555 gene encoding SPEG neighbor protein-like, with protein MSKAKATPPPGCTLNINDPQVQEAAIRIQASYRGHRSRKELREKGPPKILQELKDVVLVEGSAAKLECRVSAFPDPFIIWCKDGKELKDGPKYRYVFEDPDFVALVVRDGVLADLGKYTVSIKNPFGQTYGSACILVEVPAKVSKGPDNMKAKRGTTVVLKAGIHGEPPPDVAWLKDGDDIEEDDRVFFDVGDTNTILTIKNAKLSDAGKYEVFVENNLGTDQSFARVDIL; from the exons ATGTCCAAAGCAAAGGCTACACCCCCTCCTGGGTGCACTCTGAACATCAACGATCCTCAGGTCCAGGAGGCTGCCATCCGAATCCAAGCCTCGTATCGCGGCCACAG GTCGCGTAAAGAGCTGCGGGAAAAAGGCCCTCCCAAGATCCTGCAGGAGCTCAAAGATGTGGTTCTTGTCGAGGGCAGCGCTGCAAAGCTGGAGTGCAGAGTTAGCGCTTTCCCTGATCCTTTCATCATCTGGTGCAAGGATGGCAAAGAGCTGAAGGATGGTCCCAAGTACCGCTACGTTTTCGAAGACCCGGATTTTGTGGCGCTCGTGGTTCGAGATGGGGTCCTGGCTGATCTGGGAAAATACACTGTTTCCATTAAAAATCCATTTGGACAGACATATGGATCTGCCTGTATTCTAGTGGAAG TTCCTGCTAAGGTTTCTAAAGGCCCAGACAACATGAAGGCCAAGAGAGGGACAACAGTGGTGCTGAAGGCTGGAATACACGGGGAGCCTCCTCCAGATGTTGCCTGGCTCAAAGATGGAGATGACATTGAAGAAGATGACAG GGTATTCTTCGACGTTGGAGACACCAACACAATCTTGACCATCAAAAATGCAAAGTTGTCAGATGCTGGCAAGTATGAGGTGTTTGTGGAGAACAATCTGGGCACGGACCAGTCCTTCGCTCGTGTCGACATCCTCTGA